A section of the Patescibacteria group bacterium genome encodes:
- a CDS encoding metal ABC transporter substrate-binding protein, with protein sequence MKTKAILLVLFLALVAIIGVAACLSLFSNSIPAVSGKPRVAATIFPIYDIAKNIAGDKMDVLLIAPPGASPHTFEITPERIRDLQGSKLIFAIGHGLDTWASQTAQALPNSEVIIVDKGIELIADEEESGANPHYWLSLKNARIISLNILNALKSADPINGEYYDQNTASFLSELDAADREIKKLLGNLTDKNIITMHDAWPYFAKDYGINIIASFEPYPGSEPTPQYLAELSRTAKEYNVKTIFSEPQLSSQLLIPFLEDLGMNLAVLDPEGGLAGRETYIDLMKFNAQAIHDALK encoded by the coding sequence ATGAAAACTAAGGCAATTCTACTCGTCCTGTTTCTCGCGCTCGTTGCCATAATCGGCGTGGCGGCGTGTTTGAGCCTATTCAGCAATTCTATTCCGGCCGTCTCGGGCAAACCCCGCGTCGCGGCCACCATCTTCCCGATTTATGATATCGCAAAAAACATCGCCGGAGATAAAATGGATGTTCTCTTGATTGCACCGCCCGGCGCCAGCCCCCATACTTTTGAAATAACGCCGGAACGAATCAGGGATCTTCAGGGATCGAAATTAATTTTCGCCATCGGCCACGGACTTGACACTTGGGCATCTCAAACCGCCCAAGCCCTGCCGAATTCAGAAGTAATCATCGTGGATAAAGGCATCGAACTCATAGCGGATGAAGAGGAATCGGGCGCCAATCCGCATTATTGGTTGAGCCTCAAAAATGCCCGCATTATCTCACTAAATATTCTGAACGCGCTCAAGAGCGCCGATCCAATTAACGGCGAATACTACGACCAGAATACTGCCTCATTTTTGTCCGAGCTTGATGCCGCCGACCGGGAAATTAAAAAATTGCTCGGTAATTTGACGGATAAGAATATCATCACCATGCATGATGCTTGGCCATATTTTGCCAAAGATTATGGAATTAATATTATCGCCTCATTTGAACCGTACCCCGGCAGTGAACCCACGCCGCAATATCTTGCCGAGTTGAGCCGCACCGCCAAAGAATACAACGTAAAAACTATTTTTTCCGAACCCCAGCTCTCAAGCCAGCTCCTCATCCCCTTTCTTGAAGACCTGGGAATGAATCTTGCCGTGCTTGATCCCGAAGGCGGGCTCGCCGGACGCGAAACATATATTGATTTAATGAAATTTAACGCACAGGCAATCCATGACGCCCTCAAATAA
- a CDS encoding metal ABC transporter ATP-binding protein — protein MTPSNKKIPAIEAKNLTVAFNHDAVLNELNFSIPSGTISAIIGPNGAGKTTLLRALLGLIPIQSGEIKIFGKKAHPCRHLFGHHQGRCAHPTYVPQRFEFDKTFPITVTEFLALGLPHGQKKNKIFEALKEIGMLENKDRLVGELSGGQVQRVLIARAILGDPKIIFLDEPSTGIDIGGEMTFYELIRHLNRTHGSTCVLVSHEIEVVYKFADRVICLNKTMVCQGVPRQVLTAETLNKLYGEEVGIHKHDN, from the coding sequence ATGACGCCCTCAAATAAAAAAATTCCGGCAATTGAAGCGAAGAATTTAACCGTGGCCTTTAATCACGACGCGGTTTTGAATGAGCTGAATTTTTCGATACCCTCCGGAACAATCAGCGCGATTATCGGCCCGAACGGCGCCGGCAAAACCACTCTCCTTCGCGCCCTGCTCGGGCTCATTCCGATCCAGTCAGGTGAGATTAAAATATTCGGAAAGAAAGCCCATCCCTGCCGCCACCTCTTCGGCCATCATCAGGGACGGTGTGCGCATCCGACCTATGTGCCCCAGCGTTTTGAATTTGATAAAACCTTTCCCATTACGGTTACTGAATTTTTGGCGCTTGGCCTGCCGCACGGCCAGAAAAAAAATAAAATATTTGAAGCCCTAAAAGAAATCGGCATGCTGGAAAACAAAGACCGCCTGGTCGGCGAACTATCCGGGGGGCAGGTCCAGCGCGTCTTGATTGCCCGCGCCATCCTCGGAGATCCGAAAATAATTTTTTTGGACGAACCGTCAACCGGCATCGACATCGGCGGAGAAATGACTTTCTACGAACTGATCCGCCATCTCAACCGGACGCACGGTTCAACCTGCGTGCTTGTATCGCATGAAATTGAGGTAGTATACAAATTCGCAGACCGGGTCATTTGCCTTAATAAAACCATGGTTTGCCAAGGCGTGCCGCGGCAAGTCCTGACCGCCGAAACTCTGAATAAACTTTACGGCGAAGAGGTCGGGATACATAAGCACGATAATTAA